A stretch of Aerococcus christensenii DNA encodes these proteins:
- a CDS encoding MetQ/NlpA family ABC transporter substrate-binding protein, producing MKTWKKVVVSILGLVALAGCGQSKTDTHKVKLGVVGDDTRVFDSLKDSLDKEGIQLEYVKFTDYNQPNQALAQGEIDLNAFQHQVFLDKYNDQFKTDLVSIGNTVVAPLGIYSNKYKDIKDIPDNATVAIPNDVTNGGRALILLESAGFIEVDDKAGITPTINDITAYHKPLKIKEMNASQTARSLEDTDIAVINSGYAVDSGLNPTSDALFLEPVDERSKPYVNIIVAKKEDKDNPIFAKIVTAYQQESTKKVIEETSKGASIAAWEQFGRK from the coding sequence ATGAAGACATGGAAAAAGGTAGTAGTAAGTATTTTAGGTTTGGTGGCTTTAGCGGGATGCGGACAATCTAAAACGGATACCCATAAAGTTAAACTGGGTGTCGTAGGAGATGATACACGAGTATTTGATAGTCTTAAGGATTCTTTAGATAAAGAAGGGATTCAATTAGAGTATGTCAAATTTACAGATTATAACCAACCCAACCAAGCTTTAGCACAAGGGGAAATTGATTTAAATGCTTTCCAACACCAAGTTTTCTTGGATAAATATAATGATCAATTTAAAACAGATCTTGTCTCTATTGGGAATACCGTTGTGGCCCCTTTAGGAATCTATTCCAATAAATATAAAGATATTAAAGATATTCCAGATAACGCAACAGTTGCTATCCCTAATGATGTGACGAACGGTGGTCGTGCTTTGATTCTATTAGAATCTGCAGGTTTTATTGAAGTCGATGATAAAGCAGGAATTACCCCTACTATAAATGACATTACTGCTTATCATAAGCCATTAAAAATTAAAGAAATGAATGCTTCTCAAACAGCCCGTTCCTTAGAAGATACCGATATTGCAGTGATTAACAGTGGCTATGCGGTAGATTCTGGTTTAAATCCAACATCAGATGCTCTCTTTTTAGAACCAGTAGACGAACGTTCCAAACCTTATGTGAATATTATTGTTGCTAAGAAAGAAGATAAAGATAATCCTATTTTTGCTAAAATTGTCACTGCCTACCAACAAGAGTCTACCAAGAAAGTCATTGAAGAAACTTCTAAAGGGGCAAGTATTGCTGCTTGGGAACAATTCGGAAGAAAATAA
- the hemW gene encoding radical SAM family heme chaperone HemW, which translates to MQTLGLYLHIPFCEKRCNYCAFLTFDNQDKLRQRYVDYLKREIALHQDEKRLVDTVYFGGGTPSYLSAQQVTELMDSVKRCFTVAEDAEITIEMNPESVTREHLEAYLKSGINRFSMGVQSFDDQVLKMMGRLHNKQTVFEKVALMKEMGCHNFSLDLMFSNPYQSMDVWKKDIANVIALKPKHLSCYSLMYKPHTNFYKWRESGKITMVDDETDRKMYHLLQKELQKAGYHQYEISSFALPHYEGKHNKKYWTQKDYLGLGLGASSNIGLKRFDNVDNFITYFQAIDAGQLPIATDSVMELSLEEKEQEYIILNMRLIEGLSIEEVNRKFGIDFLKKYDYAVQKHLKTGLLQLQDGRLKFTQLGLDVGNQFYLDII; encoded by the coding sequence GTGCAAACACTCGGTTTATATCTGCATATCCCTTTTTGTGAAAAGCGATGTAATTATTGTGCTTTCTTAACCTTTGATAATCAGGACAAATTACGTCAACGTTATGTCGATTATCTTAAAAGAGAAATAGCACTCCATCAGGACGAAAAGCGTTTAGTGGATACGGTTTATTTTGGGGGAGGTACCCCTTCTTATTTGAGTGCCCAACAAGTGACAGAGCTCATGGATAGTGTGAAGCGCTGCTTTACAGTGGCAGAAGATGCAGAAATTACGATTGAAATGAATCCAGAATCTGTGACTAGGGAACACTTAGAGGCTTATTTAAAATCTGGAATTAATCGCTTCTCCATGGGGGTTCAGTCTTTTGATGATCAAGTTTTAAAAATGATGGGACGGTTGCATAATAAGCAAACTGTTTTTGAAAAAGTGGCTTTGATGAAAGAGATGGGATGTCACAATTTTAGCTTGGATTTGATGTTCTCTAATCCTTATCAAAGTATGGATGTTTGGAAAAAGGATATTGCTAACGTCATTGCCTTAAAACCTAAACATCTTTCTTGTTACTCTTTGATGTATAAACCTCATACAAATTTTTATAAGTGGCGAGAATCTGGAAAAATCACTATGGTGGATGATGAAACCGATCGAAAGATGTATCATTTGCTTCAAAAGGAACTTCAAAAAGCCGGCTATCATCAGTATGAGATTTCTTCTTTTGCTTTGCCACACTATGAGGGGAAGCACAATAAAAAATATTGGACACAAAAAGATTATCTTGGTCTAGGTTTAGGGGCTTCTTCGAATATTGGATTGAAGCGATTCGATAATGTTGATAATTTTATTACTTATTTTCAAGCTATTGATGCTGGACAGCTCCCGATAGCTACAGATTCTGTCATGGAATTGAGTCTAGAAGAAAAAGAACAAGAGTATATCATTCTAAATATGCGCTTGATTGAAGGGTTGTCGATTGAAGAAGTAAATAGAAAATTTGGAATTGATTTTCTCAAGAAGTACGACTATGCCGTTCAAAAACACCTTAAAACGGGACTCCTTCAGCTTCAAGATGGGCGGCTGAAGTTTACACAGTTAGGATTGGATGTGGGAAATCAATTTTACTTAGATATTATATAA
- the ligA gene encoding NAD-dependent DNA ligase LigA, whose amino-acid sequence MKELVRELNQYAKEYYVWDQPSVTDAEYDQKYRQLEQLEATYPEEVQSDSPTQRVGDVLDTQLEKVVFDRPMLSLGDVFSRKELEDWLDNVEDQLDEQCAYVCELKIDGLSVSLQYERGRLVRAATRGDGHMGEDITHNVKTIPSVPLHLQEPLSLEVRGEIYMPKEAFVRLNQEREEKGLATFANPRNSAAGSIRQLDPKVTAKRKLNVFLYTGVLGEELGIKSQLDLLTQYPKWGFRVNPLYRLCQTKEEIWQFIEEIQNKRHQLDYDIDGIVVKVNRFNDQETLGYTVKVPKWAIAYKFPAEQVQTTLKEIEWTVGRTGVVTPTAVMEPVLLAGSMVQRASLHNMDLIEAKDIRLNDQVMIHKAGDIIPEVVKVLPDYRTKDSKPYTKPIHCPTCQSLLVHLEEEVALRCINPSCPAQAKERLNHFVSRQAMNISGVGPKLMEQLYDQGLVTTPSDLYHLEEDQLMSLNKIQEKKAHKVVEAIEASKKNSLERLLFGLGIRHVGSKAARDVARYLGEMSDIQAADKETLAQIEGIGEIIADSLVTYFANPSVQHLLQEFKQDGLNMTYLGASSEEIAAVASYFQGKTVVLTGKLEHYTRQEAKQRIESQGGKVTGSVSAHTDVVVSGKEAGSKLTKAQHLGIPILNESETIQYLEGSLPS is encoded by the coding sequence ATGAAAGAGCTCGTCCGAGAGTTAAATCAGTATGCGAAAGAATATTATGTGTGGGATCAACCGAGTGTGACCGATGCAGAATATGACCAAAAATATCGCCAATTAGAACAGCTAGAGGCCACTTATCCTGAAGAAGTTCAATCAGATTCTCCAACTCAACGTGTAGGAGATGTCTTGGATACCCAATTAGAGAAAGTCGTTTTTGATCGACCGATGCTTTCTTTAGGAGACGTATTTAGTCGTAAAGAATTGGAAGACTGGCTAGATAATGTCGAAGATCAATTAGACGAGCAGTGCGCCTATGTGTGTGAACTCAAGATTGACGGCTTGTCGGTCTCTCTTCAATATGAAAGGGGACGTTTAGTTCGGGCGGCTACTCGGGGAGACGGCCATATGGGAGAAGACATTACCCATAACGTTAAAACTATTCCTTCTGTTCCCTTGCACTTACAAGAGCCGCTTTCGCTTGAAGTGCGCGGAGAAATTTATATGCCTAAAGAGGCCTTTGTGCGGTTAAATCAAGAAAGAGAAGAAAAGGGCTTGGCTACCTTTGCTAACCCAAGAAATTCAGCTGCAGGAAGTATTCGGCAACTAGATCCTAAGGTAACGGCGAAAAGGAAGTTAAATGTTTTTCTTTATACAGGCGTGTTAGGAGAAGAGTTAGGGATTAAAAGTCAGTTAGATTTGCTTACTCAATATCCCAAGTGGGGCTTTAGGGTAAATCCTCTCTATCGTTTATGCCAAACGAAGGAAGAAATTTGGCAATTTATTGAAGAAATCCAAAACAAACGCCACCAACTTGATTACGATATCGATGGCATTGTTGTGAAAGTTAATCGATTTAATGATCAAGAAACCCTAGGTTATACGGTAAAAGTGCCTAAATGGGCCATCGCTTATAAATTTCCAGCTGAACAAGTTCAAACGACATTGAAAGAAATTGAATGGACAGTGGGAAGAACAGGTGTTGTGACTCCGACAGCAGTCATGGAACCTGTTTTATTAGCGGGATCTATGGTTCAACGTGCCTCTTTACATAATATGGATCTGATTGAAGCCAAAGATATTCGCCTCAATGATCAAGTGATGATCCATAAAGCGGGCGATATTATTCCTGAAGTGGTTAAAGTTTTACCGGATTATCGAACGAAAGACTCTAAGCCTTATACTAAACCTATCCATTGCCCGACTTGTCAGAGTCTTTTGGTCCATTTGGAAGAAGAGGTCGCTTTACGGTGTATAAATCCTTCTTGTCCGGCGCAAGCCAAAGAGCGATTGAATCATTTTGTGTCTAGGCAAGCTATGAATATTTCAGGGGTTGGGCCAAAATTGATGGAACAATTGTATGACCAAGGTTTGGTGACCACGCCAAGTGACCTCTACCATTTAGAAGAGGATCAATTGATGTCTTTAAATAAGATCCAAGAAAAGAAGGCTCATAAGGTGGTAGAAGCCATTGAAGCCAGCAAGAAGAATTCGTTGGAACGCTTGTTGTTTGGATTAGGGATTCGGCATGTAGGAAGTAAAGCTGCGAGGGATGTTGCCAGATATTTGGGCGAAATGTCAGACATTCAAGCTGCTGATAAGGAAACTTTGGCCCAAATAGAGGGAATTGGTGAGATTATTGCAGATAGCTTGGTGACTTATTTCGCCAATCCTTCGGTTCAACATCTTTTACAAGAGTTCAAACAAGACGGCTTGAATATGACTTACTTAGGAGCCTCTTCTGAGGAAATTGCGGCGGTGGCTTCTTATTTCCAAGGGAAAACGGTAGTGTTAACTGGGAAGTTGGAACACTACACGCGTCAAGAGGCTAAGCAACGCATCGAAAGCCAAGGAGGAAAAGTGACGGGATCGGTTTCAGCACACACAGATGTTGTAGTAAGTGGGAAAGAAGCAGGTAGCAAATTAACCAAGGCCCAGCATCTTGGCATCCCTATTCTTAATGAATCCGAGACGATTCAGTACTTAGAAGGGTCTCTTCCTTCTTAA
- the ppc gene encoding phosphoenolpyruvate carboxylase yields MSIKKLETNITQSTIPEEIEVLKSLLDETTHKMVGDQIFKKIQTLVTLSQEANYTQLEKEVTQLSNDEMVFVSRYFSILPLLINISEDVNFAYEINYQNNKSEDYLGKLSLSIDKASQSKKAQEILEHINVVPVLTAHPTQVQRKTILELTSHIHKLLRKYHDVKAGVVNRKKWITDLHRYIEIIMQTDIIREKKLKVKNEIENVMVYYNNSLIPAITKLTSEYKRLATEKGLSLTNPKPITMGMWIGGDRDGNPYVTAETLRLSASVQSELILNYYIEKLSKLYRTFSLSTNLSKISPEVEKLAELSSDTSVFRENEPYRKAFNYIQSKLIQTLIELKTGSSLSQRILENSQILNANTFASSKNASVISKYLQTKFSKVSTTLQVEKPSYKTAQEFKNDLLTIKQSLLDNGDSALLTGDFSELLQAVDVFGFFLATIDMRQDSSVNEACVAELLKSANIVENYSELPEREKIKVLLKELTEDPRTLSSTHAEKSELLKKELAIFQTARYLKDKLGDEVIKQHIISHTESVSDMFELAIMLKEVGLLDNQTARIQIVPLFETIKDLENSTAILAEYLDYDIVKKWVSANKDYQEVMLGYSDSNKDGGYLSSVWSLYKAQNQLTAIGADRGIKVTFIHGRGGTVGRGGGPSYEAITSQPFGSIKDRIRLTEQGEIIENKYGNRDVAYYNLEMLVSATINRIVPHKATDSDEIEAFDEIMEDVVTYSNKVYCDLVFNNPYFYDYFFEASPIKEVSSLNIGSRPAARKTITEITGLRAIPWVFSWSQSRIMFPGWYGVGSAFKHFIEEKDGNLEKLQKMYAKWPFFHSLLSNVDMVLSKSNMNIAAQYAKLAKTQEVRDIFTIIQKEWQTTKEVILAIEKHDDFLEEIPSLHASLEYRLPYFDVLNYIQIELIKRLRHDELDEGYEKLIHTTINGIATGLRNSG; encoded by the coding sequence GTGAGCATCAAGAAATTGGAGACTAACATCACCCAATCTACCATACCAGAGGAAATTGAAGTCTTAAAAAGCTTACTTGATGAAACTACCCATAAAATGGTGGGGGATCAAATTTTCAAAAAAATTCAAACCCTCGTCACCCTATCTCAAGAAGCGAACTACACCCAACTTGAAAAAGAGGTCACTCAATTATCCAATGACGAAATGGTGTTCGTCTCTCGTTATTTTTCCATTTTGCCACTTTTAATTAATATTTCAGAAGACGTTAACTTTGCTTATGAAATTAATTACCAAAATAATAAAAGTGAAGACTATCTAGGCAAGCTTTCTCTAAGTATTGATAAAGCTTCTCAAAGTAAAAAAGCTCAAGAAATTCTTGAACACATTAACGTGGTTCCTGTCTTAACAGCGCATCCCACACAAGTTCAACGAAAAACAATTCTAGAGCTAACCAGTCATATCCATAAACTGTTAAGAAAATACCACGATGTCAAAGCTGGTGTTGTTAACCGTAAAAAATGGATTACTGATTTGCACCGTTACATTGAAATCATTATGCAAACCGATATTATTCGTGAGAAAAAATTAAAAGTTAAAAACGAAATCGAAAACGTAATGGTTTATTACAACAACTCTTTGATCCCTGCTATTACGAAACTAACGTCAGAATATAAACGTTTAGCAACAGAAAAGGGACTCTCCTTAACCAATCCCAAACCTATTACGATGGGAATGTGGATCGGGGGAGACCGGGACGGGAACCCTTACGTGACAGCAGAAACCTTACGCTTATCAGCTTCTGTTCAAAGCGAACTCATTCTGAACTACTATATCGAAAAACTATCCAAACTTTATCGGACTTTTTCTCTCTCTACTAATTTGAGTAAAATCAGTCCAGAAGTAGAAAAATTAGCAGAGTTATCCTCCGATACTTCTGTCTTTCGTGAAAATGAACCTTATCGAAAAGCCTTTAATTACATTCAATCTAAACTTATTCAAACCTTAATTGAATTAAAAACAGGCTCTTCACTTTCTCAACGAATTTTAGAAAACAGCCAAATTCTCAATGCGAATACTTTTGCTAGTTCTAAAAATGCAAGCGTCATTTCGAAGTATCTTCAAACGAAATTTTCAAAAGTTTCTACGACTCTCCAAGTAGAAAAACCAAGCTATAAAACTGCTCAAGAATTCAAAAACGACCTTTTAACTATTAAGCAGTCCTTGCTCGACAATGGTGATTCTGCTTTATTAACAGGCGATTTTAGTGAATTACTCCAAGCAGTAGATGTCTTCGGATTCTTCTTGGCAACAATTGATATGCGTCAAGATTCCAGCGTCAATGAAGCCTGTGTCGCTGAATTATTAAAATCAGCCAATATCGTAGAGAATTATAGTGAGTTACCTGAAAGAGAAAAAATTAAAGTTCTTCTTAAAGAATTAACGGAAGATCCTCGTACCCTCTCTTCCACACATGCTGAAAAATCTGAACTCCTTAAAAAGGAATTGGCTATTTTCCAAACAGCCCGCTATCTCAAAGATAAATTGGGCGATGAAGTCATTAAACAACATATCATTTCTCACACAGAAAGTGTTTCTGATATGTTCGAATTGGCCATTATGCTTAAGGAAGTCGGCTTACTCGACAATCAAACGGCTCGTATTCAAATTGTTCCTCTCTTTGAAACGATTAAAGACCTTGAAAACTCAACCGCAATTTTAGCAGAATACCTCGATTACGATATCGTTAAGAAATGGGTAAGTGCTAATAAGGACTACCAAGAAGTCATGCTCGGTTACTCAGATAGTAACAAAGACGGTGGCTATCTCTCCTCTGTATGGTCTCTTTATAAAGCTCAAAATCAATTAACGGCTATTGGAGCAGACCGAGGAATAAAAGTCACCTTTATTCACGGTCGTGGGGGCACTGTTGGACGTGGGGGTGGTCCATCTTATGAAGCAATCACCTCTCAACCTTTCGGCTCCATCAAAGACCGCATCCGCTTAACCGAACAAGGCGAAATTATTGAAAATAAATATGGGAACCGAGATGTTGCCTACTACAATTTGGAAATGTTAGTTTCAGCTACCATCAACCGTATTGTTCCACATAAGGCTACAGATTCTGATGAAATCGAAGCCTTTGATGAAATCATGGAAGATGTGGTTACTTATTCAAACAAAGTGTACTGCGATTTAGTCTTTAATAATCCTTACTTCTATGACTATTTCTTTGAAGCTAGTCCGATTAAAGAAGTTTCCAGTTTAAATATTGGGTCTCGACCTGCTGCTCGCAAAACCATTACAGAAATTACTGGACTTCGTGCCATTCCTTGGGTATTTTCTTGGTCCCAAAGTCGGATCATGTTCCCAGGATGGTATGGCGTTGGTTCTGCCTTCAAACACTTCATCGAAGAAAAAGACGGGAACTTAGAAAAACTCCAAAAAATGTATGCCAAATGGCCATTCTTCCACTCTCTTCTCTCCAACGTGGATATGGTTCTCTCTAAATCTAACATGAATATCGCTGCTCAATATGCTAAATTAGCCAAAACACAAGAAGTTCGTGATATTTTTACCATCATTCAAAAAGAATGGCAAACAACAAAAGAAGTCATCCTAGCTATTGAAAAACATGATGATTTCCTAGAAGAGATTCCTTCTCTTCACGCCAGCTTAGAATATCGACTTCCTTACTTCGATGTTTTAAATTATATTCAAATTGAATTAATCAAACGTCTACGTCATGATGAATTAGACGAAGGATATGAAAAACTGATTCATACCACGATTAATGGGATTGCAACAGGGCTTCGCAACTCTGGTTGA
- a CDS encoding M20 family metallopeptidase: MTNDTIIKKYIEQQFPIYQKNALLIHAHPETSNHEYYAQGILADQLEKEGFQVKKDVAGHPTGFDARYQGKKPGPVLAFLAEYDALEGVGHGCGHNLLGNYSCLAAAALKQVVDQVGGEIRVYGTPGEEGGENGSAKESFVKKGYFEDVDAALCVHPSATTGKSSRLLANDPVDIEFFGKSSHATAAPEDGISALSPLIETFNGINALRLHCHDNISIHGVILDGGKAANVIPDYARGRFYVRADNRKNLDEVREKVKRVAEGAAHSFGAEFKFGLFQNKVDDMVLTSSFDDLFFSHCEEVGIRGNEVEEPDEKAHGSSDVGNVSYAVPTIQPFLSISDKEVPGHSEAFVEAAKSEKGLDSIRIAATLLALTGLDLLTQPETLQAIKEEHRQAVEELQELK; encoded by the coding sequence ATGACAAACGATACTATTATTAAGAAATATATAGAACAGCAATTTCCTATTTATCAAAAAAATGCTTTATTAATTCATGCTCATCCAGAAACCAGTAACCATGAATACTACGCTCAAGGCATTTTGGCTGATCAATTGGAAAAAGAAGGTTTTCAAGTAAAGAAAGATGTGGCTGGACACCCTACAGGATTTGATGCCCGTTATCAGGGAAAGAAGCCCGGACCAGTTCTTGCCTTTTTAGCAGAATATGATGCTTTGGAAGGGGTTGGACATGGTTGTGGTCACAATCTCCTCGGCAATTATTCTTGCTTGGCAGCTGCTGCTTTAAAGCAAGTAGTGGATCAAGTCGGTGGCGAAATTAGAGTCTATGGGACTCCTGGGGAAGAAGGCGGAGAGAACGGCTCAGCAAAAGAAAGTTTTGTTAAAAAGGGATATTTTGAGGATGTAGATGCGGCGCTTTGTGTTCATCCAAGTGCAACAACCGGGAAATCTAGTCGGTTACTTGCTAATGATCCGGTCGATATTGAGTTCTTTGGGAAATCTTCTCACGCTACGGCAGCACCGGAAGATGGGATTAGTGCTCTCTCTCCTTTAATTGAGACTTTTAATGGGATCAATGCCTTAAGGTTACATTGTCACGACAATATCAGTATTCATGGGGTGATTTTAGATGGCGGAAAAGCGGCTAACGTCATTCCTGATTATGCAAGAGGGCGATTCTATGTTCGGGCAGATAATCGCAAGAATTTAGATGAAGTGCGTGAAAAAGTGAAACGTGTGGCTGAAGGGGCAGCACATTCGTTTGGAGCAGAGTTCAAATTTGGACTCTTCCAGAATAAAGTGGATGATATGGTTCTTACCTCATCTTTTGATGACTTATTCTTTAGTCATTGTGAGGAAGTAGGAATAAGAGGGAATGAAGTCGAAGAACCTGATGAAAAAGCACACGGCTCTTCTGATGTGGGGAATGTATCTTATGCTGTTCCAACCATTCAACCTTTCTTATCCATTTCAGATAAGGAGGTACCGGGGCATTCTGAAGCCTTTGTAGAAGCAGCTAAAAGTGAAAAAGGATTGGATTCAATCCGAATTGCTGCAACTCTTTTAGCTTTGACGGGGTTAGATTTGTTAACTCAACCAGAAACGTTACAAGCGATTAAAGAAGAACATCGTCAAGCGGTGGAAGAATTACAAGAGTTGAAATAA
- a CDS encoding UvrD-helicase domain-containing protein: protein MLASENLLKGLNAQQKEAVQHTEGPLLIMAGAGSGKTRVITHRMAYILAEKEVNPWNILAITFTNKAAKEMKERVDQLVGDMAEGMWVSTFHAMCVRILRREAEAIGLIRSFTIADPAEQLNLIKRILKDLNIDSTQFKPKMFLSQISDAKNNLLSVKDYQEERTGYIEEMVGQVYEAYQKGLMEAQSLDFDDLILYTVRLFEEQPEILRYYQEKFRYIHVDEYQDTNEAQYRLVKALSGYFENVCVVGDADQSIYGWRGANMENILSFEKDYPTATVIRLEQNYRSTKRILQAANEVIVNNSNRQDKTLWTDNPLGDKITYYRAQNEQDESHFVLEKIQSEVKVNHQRYSDMAILYRTNAQSRVMEENLVKANIPYRMVGGLKFYDRKEIKDILAYLRLLTNPLDDLSFNRIINVPKRGIGATSLNKLSQYAAERGVSLFQASSLKEPLPFSGKAARSLREFAEFMQAINQKRADLSITELTKEVLDKSGYLDDLKKQHTLESETRIENIEEFLSVTREFDQRFKEDEGMIGNILLDEEGRAPLVVEPVSLIAHQEEDSLFTSEELQKVSLPSSSVSVDQDVLLAFITDLALVSDLDMQENLTDDLGEVTLMTLHSAKGLEFPVVFIIGMEEGLFPLSRASENPDDLEEERRLAYVGITRAGKKLYLSNSFTRVLYGRTQMNPASRFLSEISSDLLDHPNAMIPKKAISYSFGKREYAFKDRQAKTTQDYLNHKRKGKEPKRSIFQQKVPSTSKAGKDERLVFAVGDKIQHKKFGEGTVVKVNGEGNNQELDIAFKGQGIKRLLAAYAPIWK, encoded by the coding sequence ATGTTGGCTAGCGAAAATTTATTAAAGGGATTGAATGCTCAGCAGAAAGAGGCCGTCCAGCATACGGAAGGTCCTTTATTAATTATGGCAGGTGCCGGCAGTGGAAAAACACGGGTTATTACTCACCGAATGGCGTATATTTTGGCAGAGAAAGAAGTTAATCCGTGGAATATCTTGGCAATCACTTTTACGAATAAAGCTGCAAAAGAAATGAAAGAACGGGTAGATCAGCTCGTGGGAGATATGGCTGAAGGCATGTGGGTATCTACCTTCCATGCCATGTGTGTGCGCATTCTAAGAAGAGAAGCGGAAGCTATTGGATTAATACGGTCTTTTACCATTGCGGATCCAGCAGAACAATTAAATTTAATTAAGCGAATTTTGAAAGATTTAAATATCGACAGTACGCAATTCAAACCTAAGATGTTTCTTTCTCAGATTTCTGATGCTAAAAATAACCTCCTTTCTGTTAAGGACTACCAAGAGGAAAGAACAGGATATATAGAAGAAATGGTAGGCCAAGTATATGAAGCTTACCAAAAGGGGTTGATGGAAGCTCAATCTTTAGATTTTGATGATCTGATTCTCTATACTGTACGTTTATTTGAAGAGCAACCTGAAATTTTGCGGTATTATCAAGAGAAATTTCGATATATTCATGTCGATGAGTATCAAGATACCAATGAAGCACAATATCGATTGGTCAAAGCTTTAAGCGGATACTTTGAAAATGTATGTGTGGTTGGGGATGCCGATCAAAGTATTTATGGTTGGCGGGGAGCGAACATGGAAAATATTTTATCCTTTGAAAAGGATTATCCCACAGCCACTGTGATTCGTTTGGAACAAAATTATCGGTCGACGAAACGTATTCTACAAGCTGCTAATGAGGTAATTGTGAACAATAGCAATCGGCAAGATAAAACTTTGTGGACGGATAACCCCCTAGGTGATAAGATCACTTATTATCGTGCACAGAATGAACAAGATGAGAGTCACTTTGTCCTTGAAAAGATTCAGTCAGAAGTTAAGGTAAACCATCAGAGATACAGCGATATGGCGATTCTTTATCGTACCAATGCTCAATCGCGTGTCATGGAAGAAAATTTAGTGAAAGCGAATATTCCTTATCGGATGGTAGGCGGGTTAAAATTCTATGACCGTAAAGAAATCAAAGACATCTTAGCCTATCTCCGCTTATTGACCAATCCATTAGATGACCTCAGTTTTAATCGGATTATTAACGTCCCTAAGCGAGGGATTGGGGCCACCTCTCTTAATAAATTAAGTCAATATGCCGCTGAAAGGGGGGTGAGTCTGTTTCAAGCCTCAAGTCTAAAAGAACCTCTGCCTTTTAGTGGAAAAGCGGCTCGCTCATTGAGAGAATTTGCAGAATTTATGCAAGCTATAAATCAGAAAAGGGCAGACCTCTCTATTACAGAATTAACGAAAGAAGTCTTAGATAAGAGTGGCTATTTAGACGATCTTAAAAAGCAACATACTTTAGAATCAGAAACACGTATTGAAAATATTGAGGAATTTCTTTCCGTCACGCGAGAGTTCGATCAGCGCTTCAAAGAGGATGAAGGGATGATTGGAAATATTCTTTTAGATGAAGAAGGTCGTGCGCCATTAGTAGTCGAGCCAGTCTCTTTAATCGCTCATCAAGAGGAAGATTCCTTGTTTACTTCGGAAGAATTACAAAAAGTCTCACTCCCCTCCTCTTCTGTATCTGTAGATCAAGATGTATTGCTTGCTTTTATTACCGACTTAGCTTTGGTTTCGGATTTGGATATGCAAGAAAATCTCACAGATGACTTGGGAGAAGTGACCTTAATGACCCTTCATTCAGCCAAAGGATTGGAATTTCCCGTGGTCTTTATTATTGGGATGGAAGAAGGCTTGTTCCCTCTCTCTCGTGCTTCAGAAAATCCAGATGATTTAGAAGAAGAACGTCGATTAGCTTATGTGGGGATTACGCGGGCAGGGAAAAAATTGTACTTGAGTAATAGTTTTACACGGGTGCTTTATGGGCGGACACAAATGAATCCTGCCTCACGCTTCCTGTCAGAGATTTCAAGTGATCTGCTCGATCATCCCAATGCCATGATTCCAAAGAAAGCGATCAGCTATTCCTTTGGAAAAAGAGAGTATGCTTTCAAAGATCGACAAGCTAAAACGACACAAGACTATCTTAACCATAAACGAAAGGGCAAAGAGCCTAAGCGGTCTATCTTTCAACAAAAAGTTCCCTCTACATCCAAAGCAGGTAAGGATGAAAGATTAGTCTTTGCTGTTGGAGATAAGATTCAGCATAAGAAGTTTGGAGAAGGGACAGTCGTCAAGGTAAACGGAGAAGGAAATAATCAAGAATTAGATATTGCCTTTAAGGGGCAAGGCATTAAACGTTTATTAGCTGCTTATGCTCCAATCTGGAAGTAG